A part of candidate division KSB1 bacterium genomic DNA contains:
- a CDS encoding serine protease, whose protein sequence is MPKKIILLASFFLLTHLPPALTQEKKAAEILPKIKDSFALLSDGRNFSFGLYLAGARSKQFIYLLALNQLAVGLEVKVRFTALDGKTKEYEAERLRADDNLGVALYRIKTSTKDLIPITKHPDLRRAQSTPLWTLGNAQSLQDLQRASLVAFQDDDKAFTVSGLAAGTLAGMPVFDGEGKVLGLIARQNADGTHHAIVISELLQFAAHTFAAEKLDLFPTWNEVFPSQYAIEKVRASTATLETGKPGAGFFIGRDKQNAGYFLTAHHVIEGESEFSVEIAGYEESGIIGQPLPGSQDATLDLAIVVVAENCPPVKPVFFWSAKDFQKLKKGFADSTEAIASVGRSQQVGDYFQSKTGYIRGENLEGQFIQTDLSLESGDSGGPLFNKNGEVVGLNLKTELQAGSFSTANNVETVLKYLGEKLGKIEFKEKWQFLEVPSYWAKNKNWLLPAGATALTATGAILYNALKPPPALAEVPALPSGQ, encoded by the coding sequence ATGCCCAAGAAAATCATTCTGCTTGCGTCTTTTTTTCTCTTAACACATCTGCCCCCGGCTTTGACACAAGAAAAAAAAGCCGCGGAGATTCTCCCCAAAATCAAAGACAGCTTCGCGCTGTTGAGCGACGGCCGGAATTTTTCCTTTGGACTTTACCTTGCTGGTGCGCGCAGCAAGCAATTCATTTATCTGTTGGCGCTCAATCAGCTTGCGGTCGGACTCGAGGTCAAGGTTCGCTTCACCGCGCTGGACGGCAAGACGAAAGAATACGAGGCCGAACGCTTGCGGGCAGACGATAATCTGGGCGTCGCGCTTTATCGCATCAAAACGTCAACGAAAGATTTAATCCCCATCACCAAACACCCTGATCTGCGCAGAGCGCAAAGCACGCCTTTATGGACACTGGGAAATGCGCAATCGCTCCAGGATTTGCAGCGCGCCAGCCTCGTTGCGTTTCAAGATGACGACAAAGCCTTCACCGTCTCCGGCCTTGCGGCCGGGACGCTTGCGGGGATGCCGGTTTTCGACGGCGAAGGCAAAGTCCTCGGCCTGATTGCGCGCCAGAATGCCGATGGCACGCATCACGCGATTGTCATCTCCGAGTTGTTGCAATTCGCGGCGCACACGTTCGCCGCGGAGAAATTGGATCTTTTTCCCACCTGGAACGAGGTTTTCCCTTCGCAGTATGCCATCGAAAAAGTCCGTGCCAGCACCGCCACGCTCGAAACCGGCAAGCCCGGCGCCGGCTTTTTTATTGGCCGCGACAAACAAAACGCCGGCTATTTCCTGACCGCGCATCACGTGATTGAAGGCGAGAGTGAGTTCAGCGTCGAAATTGCCGGCTATGAGGAAAGCGGCATCATCGGCCAACCTTTGCCGGGCAGTCAAGATGCCACACTGGATCTCGCCATCGTCGTTGTTGCAGAAAATTGCCCGCCGGTCAAACCGGTGTTCTTCTGGAGCGCGAAAGATTTTCAAAAGCTCAAAAAGGGTTTTGCGGATTCGACCGAAGCCATTGCCAGCGTCGGCCGCTCACAACAGGTCGGCGATTATTTTCAATCCAAAACCGGCTACATTCGCGGCGAGAATTTGGAGGGCCAGTTCATTCAAACCGATCTCTCGCTGGAGAGCGGTGACAGCGGCGGCCCATTGTTCAATAAGAACGGCGAGGTGGTGGGCCTCAATCTCAAAACCGAGCTGCAAGCAGGCAGCTTCTCCACGGCCAACAATGTCGAAACCGTTTTGAAATATCTTGGCGAGAAACTCGGCAAAATCGAATTCAAAGAAAAATGGCAGTTTCTCGAAGTGCCGTCGTATTGGGCGAAAAACAAAAATTGGCTGTTGCCGGCGGGCGCCACGGCACTGACAGCAACCGGCGCGATTCTCTACAACGCCCTGAAACCGCCGCCGGCGCTGGCGGAGGTGCCGGCGTTGCCGAGCGGGCAGTAG